The proteins below come from a single Parageobacillus toebii NBRC 107807 genomic window:
- a CDS encoding bifunctional metallophosphatase/5'-nucleotidase, whose product MKLSSKLVKTTVSALALSAALSSASVFAAGQPGHLGKKQQTNSYSYRYIDVQLLGINDFHGQLDVTRNVGGRAAGRADYLAAYLKQRERENKNTLLVHAGDAVGASSPVSALLQDEPTIEFLNKLGFDVGTLGNHEFDEGVDEMLRLINGGTHPKTGYFRGADFPYVSANVIDKKTGKPILPPYVIKKVKGIPIGFIGVTLSDTPSIVIPSGVAGVAFTDEAEAINEAVKQLKRRGVRAIVVLAHNPGVSNKDGSNASGEIVDIAKTVDDEVDVIFAGHNHAYLNAEVDGKLLVQSYSYGTAFSDVDLTIDRRTKDVVAKKAEIVTTYQDSIKPDPKITKFIDKYEAKVSPIINQVIGTAKTTISTEQNASGESALGNLIADAQRTAMKTDFAFMNSGGIRANIEQGEVTWGELYNVQPFSNQLVKMTLTGEQIRKLLNQQWQSNQTRMLQISGLIYTWDASKPIGDKVVDIYLPNGAKLDPNAEYTVTANSFLADGGDNFTVFTEGKSREVGPVDLEALIHYIQQLPQPFDAQIEGRIQQLR is encoded by the coding sequence ATGAAACTTTCATCCAAACTGGTTAAAACGACTGTATCTGCGCTTGCCTTGTCCGCTGCTCTGTCTTCAGCAAGTGTATTTGCGGCTGGGCAACCTGGCCATCTAGGGAAAAAGCAGCAGACGAATTCCTATTCATATCGTTACATCGATGTACAATTGCTAGGAATTAACGACTTTCACGGACAGCTTGATGTAACAAGAAACGTTGGAGGAAGAGCGGCTGGGCGAGCAGATTATTTAGCTGCGTATTTAAAACAACGGGAAAGGGAAAATAAAAATACGCTTCTTGTCCATGCAGGGGATGCCGTTGGAGCAAGTTCACCTGTATCGGCACTGCTGCAGGATGAGCCAACGATAGAATTTTTAAATAAACTAGGTTTTGATGTAGGAACACTCGGAAACCACGAATTTGATGAAGGGGTCGACGAAATGCTTCGCCTCATTAATGGCGGAACACATCCAAAAACCGGCTATTTTCGTGGCGCGGATTTTCCATACGTAAGCGCGAATGTAATAGATAAAAAGACAGGCAAACCGATTCTTCCGCCTTATGTTATTAAAAAAGTGAAAGGAATACCGATTGGTTTTATCGGAGTAACTTTATCGGATACACCAAGCATCGTCATTCCAAGCGGTGTGGCTGGGGTTGCATTCACGGATGAAGCGGAGGCGATTAACGAGGCGGTGAAACAACTAAAACGGCGGGGGGTGCGCGCAATCGTTGTCCTTGCGCATAATCCAGGGGTTTCTAATAAAGATGGTTCCAACGCGAGTGGAGAAATTGTAGACATCGCGAAAACAGTGGATGATGAAGTCGATGTTATTTTTGCGGGTCATAATCATGCGTATTTAAACGCCGAAGTGGACGGCAAACTGCTTGTTCAATCATATTCTTATGGAACTGCTTTTTCGGATGTGGATTTAACAATTGATCGGCGGACAAAAGACGTTGTTGCGAAAAAAGCAGAAATTGTGACTACCTATCAAGATAGCATCAAACCTGATCCAAAGATTACGAAATTCATTGACAAATATGAAGCAAAGGTATCTCCAATTATTAACCAAGTCATCGGTACGGCAAAAACGACGATTAGCACTGAGCAAAATGCAAGTGGGGAATCAGCGTTAGGAAATTTGATTGCCGATGCGCAACGGACAGCGATGAAAACAGACTTCGCCTTTATGAATTCTGGCGGCATTCGCGCCAATATTGAACAAGGAGAAGTGACATGGGGAGAGCTGTATAACGTACAGCCATTTAGCAATCAGCTCGTAAAAATGACGCTCACGGGCGAGCAAATTCGTAAGCTATTGAACCAACAATGGCAGTCGAATCAAACACGCATGCTGCAAATTTCTGGTCTTATATATACTTGGGACGCAAGCAAACCAATAGGTGACAAAGTCGTCGATATTTATTTGCCAAACGGCGCAAAACTCGATCCAAATGCGGAATACACCGTTACAGCAAACAGCTTCCTAGCTGATGGAGGAGATAACTTCACGGTATTTACGGAAGGGAAAAGCCGCGAAGTAGGACCAGTCGATTTAGAGGCGCTCATCCATTATATTCAACAGCTTCCGCAGCCATTTGATGCCCAAATCGAAGGCCGCATTCAACAGCTTCGCTAA
- the pepT gene encoding peptidase T, with translation MKNEIIERFTKYVQVDTQSDPNSDTCPSTPGQWTLAKMLVEELKAIGMEEVTIDENGYIMATLPANTDKDVPTIGFLAHMDTAPEFTGANVKPQIVENYDGNDIILNEALHIVLSPKDFPELANYKGHTLITTDGTTLLGADNKAGIAEIMTAMAYLIQHPEIKHGKVRVAFTPDEEIGRGPHKFDVAKFGAKYAYTVDGGPLGELEYESFNAAEAKIKFKGKNVHPGTAKGKMINSMKIAMEFHAQIPANEAPEHTEGYEGFYHLLSFQGNVEETALHYIIRDFDREQFEARKAKMREIAAKLQEKYGKERIAIEIKDQYYNMREKIEPVREVVDIAYEAMKNLNIEPKISPIRGGTDGSQLSYMGLPTPNIFTGGENFHGRYEYISVDNMIKATNVIIEIIKLFEQKA, from the coding sequence ATGAAAAACGAAATCATTGAACGTTTTACGAAGTATGTTCAAGTTGACACCCAGTCTGACCCGAACAGTGATACTTGTCCCTCCACTCCGGGTCAATGGACGCTAGCGAAAATGCTAGTAGAAGAATTAAAAGCAATCGGCATGGAAGAAGTAACAATAGACGAAAACGGCTATATCATGGCAACATTGCCCGCAAATACCGATAAAGATGTGCCAACCATTGGCTTTTTAGCCCATATGGATACGGCTCCCGAATTTACCGGCGCCAATGTAAAACCGCAAATTGTCGAAAACTACGATGGCAATGATATCATATTAAATGAGGCGCTACATATTGTGCTTTCGCCGAAAGATTTTCCGGAACTTGCAAACTACAAAGGCCATACATTAATCACCACCGACGGCACGACGCTGCTTGGCGCGGACAATAAAGCGGGAATCGCGGAAATTATGACGGCGATGGCCTACTTAATCCAACATCCGGAAATTAAACACGGAAAAGTGCGCGTCGCGTTTACACCGGATGAAGAAATCGGCAGAGGGCCGCATAAGTTTGACGTCGCTAAGTTCGGTGCTAAATATGCGTACACAGTCGATGGCGGTCCGCTTGGCGAATTAGAGTATGAAAGCTTTAACGCCGCGGAGGCAAAAATCAAATTTAAAGGAAAAAATGTTCATCCAGGCACCGCCAAAGGCAAAATGATTAACTCGATGAAAATCGCGATGGAATTTCACGCACAGATTCCTGCCAACGAAGCGCCGGAACATACGGAAGGCTACGAAGGATTTTATCATTTGCTTTCCTTCCAAGGAAATGTCGAAGAAACAGCGCTTCATTACATTATCCGCGACTTTGACCGCGAACAATTTGAAGCGCGTAAAGCAAAAATGCGGGAAATCGCGGCAAAACTGCAAGAAAAATACGGAAAAGAGCGAATCGCGATCGAAATAAAAGACCAATATTATAACATGAGAGAAAAAATCGAACCGGTCCGCGAAGTTGTCGATATCGCCTATGAAGCGATGAAAAACTTAAATATTGAACCGAAAATTTCGCCGATCCGCGGCGGCACGGACGGATCGCAGCTTTCGTACATGGGGCTGCCGACGCCAAACATTTTCACGGGCGGCGAAAACTTCCACGGCCGCTATGAATACATTTCCGTCGACAACATGATCAAAGCAACAAACGTCATTATTGAAATTATTAAGCTGTTCGAGCAAAAAGCGTAA
- a CDS encoding ECF transporter S component: MRKMNIRALVLIGVFSAISYLLMLLNFPLPPFPNFLLVDFSDIPALIAAILYGPLAGVSVELLKNVLNYFMVGSPTGVPVGHIANFMAGITFILPTYYVYHKTKSKKGMLAGLVIGTVVMAVMMSVLNYYVFLPAYTIFLGAPAMSAPETRALVVSAILPFNAVKGTMITIVFMLLFVRLHQWMQKQAATNHA, from the coding sequence ATGAGAAAAATGAATATCCGCGCGCTTGTCTTAATTGGAGTGTTTAGTGCCATCTCGTATTTACTGATGCTGTTAAACTTTCCGCTTCCGCCATTTCCAAACTTTCTATTGGTGGATTTCAGCGACATTCCTGCATTGATCGCCGCGATTCTGTACGGACCGCTGGCGGGAGTGTCCGTTGAATTGCTGAAAAATGTGTTGAATTATTTCATGGTCGGCAGTCCTACCGGCGTTCCGGTCGGTCATATCGCCAACTTTATGGCCGGGATTACGTTTATTTTGCCGACATATTACGTATATCATAAAACAAAATCAAAAAAAGGAATGCTGGCTGGTTTAGTCATTGGTACAGTTGTCATGGCGGTGATGATGAGTGTATTAAATTATTATGTGTTTCTGCCGGCGTATACGATCTTTCTAGGCGCACCGGCGATGAGCGCGCCGGAAACAAGGGCATTGGTTGTTTCGGCTATCTTGCCGTTTAACGCGGTAAAAGGCACGATGATCACGATTGTATTTATGCTATTGTTTGTCCGTTTGCACCAGTGGATGCAAAAACAAGCGGCAACGAATCATGCATAG
- a CDS encoding molybdopterin-dependent oxidoreductase has product MTKQLPPGQFETEKWPILHDGDVYQFDESTWEFRLFGDVKEEVSLSYQQVMELPKTISTIDMHCVTTWSKFDTTFEGIAFREFLRFVELAPDVKYVKIYGYLKGDRFGYSANLPLEALMGDDALFVYRWKDKRHDWQDISPKHGYPLRFIPPASFYLWKGTKWASGIQFMKKDEPGYWEQRGFSMTANPFKEERFADSNDM; this is encoded by the coding sequence TTGACAAAACAGCTGCCGCCAGGCCAATTTGAAACGGAAAAATGGCCGATTCTCCATGATGGGGATGTTTATCAATTTGATGAATCAACATGGGAATTCCGCTTATTTGGGGATGTAAAAGAAGAAGTCTCTCTTTCCTATCAGCAAGTAATGGAACTGCCAAAAACAATCTCGACGATCGATATGCATTGTGTGACGACATGGTCGAAATTTGATACAACATTTGAAGGGATTGCCTTTCGCGAGTTTTTGCGCTTTGTTGAACTGGCCCCAGATGTGAAATACGTGAAAATTTACGGCTATTTAAAAGGAGACCGCTTCGGCTATTCGGCGAACTTGCCGCTCGAGGCGCTGATGGGCGATGACGCGCTATTTGTGTACCGCTGGAAAGACAAACGTCATGACTGGCAGGATATTTCCCCAAAACATGGCTATCCGCTCCGCTTTATTCCACCTGCATCGTTTTATTTATGGAAAGGAACGAAATGGGCATCTGGAATCCAGTTCATGAAAAAAGACGAGCCGGGATATTGGGAACAACGCGGCTTCTCGATGACCGCCAATCCGTTTAAGGAAGAGCGCTTTGCCGATTCAAACGATATGTAA
- a CDS encoding FTR1 family iron permease has translation MFFREAFEASMLCSILATYLILIGQRDRIRDIWTGVFAAIVASLIAGVAIYSTVHNYEGTPLELQIEGISYFLAFGMLTYMAVSMKKNGNLEEELESRIDSAIKTGSKFAIVGFTFLAVFREGLEMVVFMVPLTSITDPVLNIVLGVLGIISGSVTGYLIYVLGKKINVKYFFNLSTFLLVIFAAGFLVSGIGEFQQLGWLPFGNETLWDTSSILSSESTVGNLLHALVGYTDKPTSLQVISYVVYLALIGISSVVRKRT, from the coding sequence ATGTTTTTCCGTGAAGCTTTTGAAGCTTCGATGTTATGTTCGATTTTGGCTACCTATCTCATTCTAATCGGACAGCGTGATCGTATCCGGGATATTTGGACAGGCGTATTTGCAGCCATCGTTGCATCACTCATCGCTGGTGTTGCAATTTACTCGACGGTTCATAATTACGAAGGCACCCCTCTGGAATTGCAAATTGAAGGTATATCCTATTTTCTTGCGTTTGGTATGCTAACGTACATGGCAGTCTCGATGAAAAAGAACGGAAATCTAGAAGAAGAACTCGAATCAAGGATAGATTCAGCAATCAAAACAGGATCGAAATTTGCTATTGTAGGTTTTACCTTTTTGGCAGTGTTCCGAGAAGGGCTTGAGATGGTCGTGTTTATGGTTCCGTTAACGTCAATAACCGATCCGGTCCTAAATATAGTACTCGGTGTATTAGGGATTATATCAGGAAGTGTAACTGGGTATTTAATCTATGTACTTGGGAAAAAGATCAATGTAAAATACTTTTTCAATCTCTCCACTTTTTTACTTGTCATATTTGCTGCGGGATTTTTAGTAAGCGGAATCGGGGAATTTCAGCAACTCGGTTGGCTGCCATTCGGCAATGAAACCTTATGGGATACAAGTTCAATCTTGAGCAGTGAAAGTACAGTGGGGAACCTGTTGCACGCATTAGTAGGCTACACCGATAAGCCAACAAGTTTACAAGTGATCAGTTATGTTGTTTATTTAGCCTTAATTGGAATTTCGTCAGTAGTTCGGAAACGGACATAA
- a CDS encoding GNAT family N-acetyltransferase, producing MKDVYESIGWTKHSEEIIQQVFEASNVIALAVYNGRIVGFGRALSDGVFNAAIYDVVVHRDFQGHGIGKAIIEDLLEQLKHVSCVHLIATTGKEKFYQKAGLKKLKTAMARYRNFDLAREYLEEDR from the coding sequence ATGAAAGATGTGTACGAATCCATCGGGTGGACGAAACATTCCGAGGAAATCATTCAACAGGTGTTTGAAGCAAGCAACGTGATTGCGCTTGCGGTCTATAACGGACGCATCGTTGGGTTTGGCAGGGCGCTTTCCGATGGAGTATTTAATGCGGCGATTTACGATGTCGTCGTTCATCGTGATTTCCAAGGTCATGGCATCGGAAAAGCAATTATCGAGGATTTGCTTGAGCAGCTTAAGCACGTTTCTTGCGTGCATTTAATTGCCACTACCGGAAAAGAGAAGTTTTATCAAAAAGCAGGGTTGAAAAAACTGAAAACCGCTATGGCGCGATATCGAAATTTTGATTTGGCGCGGGAATATTTGGAGGAGGATAGATAA
- a CDS encoding GNAT family N-acetyltransferase, which yields MNVRHATVDDAEELAHLILQVEKEAEFMLFEAGERTLTPDLQRSQIEAMQNEENSTILVAEADGKLVGYLVARGGRARRNKHTVYIVIGVLASYRGKGIGTMLFAELERWARTKGIHRLELTVVVNNQRAVSLYRKMGFEQEGIKRHSLLINGKYVDEYYMAKLL from the coding sequence ATGAACGTAAGGCATGCGACGGTAGACGATGCAGAAGAGTTGGCACACCTCATCTTGCAAGTAGAAAAAGAAGCAGAATTTATGCTGTTTGAGGCAGGGGAACGAACGCTCACTCCAGATCTGCAGAGAAGCCAAATCGAAGCGATGCAGAATGAGGAAAACTCCACGATATTGGTGGCAGAGGCGGACGGAAAGCTAGTTGGATATTTAGTCGCAAGAGGAGGGCGCGCGAGACGAAATAAGCATACGGTATATATCGTCATTGGCGTGCTGGCTTCGTATAGAGGAAAAGGAATCGGTACGATGCTGTTTGCCGAATTGGAGCGTTGGGCTCGCACGAAAGGCATTCATCGGTTGGAATTAACGGTAGTCGTCAACAATCAACGCGCGGTATCGTTATATCGCAAAATGGGGTTTGAACAAGAAGGGATCAAACGGCATTCTCTGTTGATAAACGGAAAATATGTTGATGAATATTACATGGCCAAATTGTTGTAA
- a CDS encoding GrpB family protein, translating into MELVHFLEQSYFHEQAEKTFLEQKEKILRLLPEADIQHVGSTAIPNSLTKGDLDIQVRVPAEIFTVAVEKLSALYAINEGSVQTDYFRAFQDDTTDPLLGVQLTVIGSELDIFWKFREVLLANDTYRAEYDELKKAYEGKSMEAYREAKQRFFARLMETPEFQRL; encoded by the coding sequence ATGGAACTTGTTCATTTTTTAGAGCAAAGCTACTTTCACGAACAAGCAGAAAAAACATTTTTGGAACAGAAGGAAAAAATTTTGCGTCTGTTGCCGGAAGCGGATATTCAGCACGTTGGAAGCACGGCGATTCCCAATAGCCTCACCAAAGGGGATCTTGATATTCAAGTGCGGGTTCCTGCGGAAATATTTACTGTTGCTGTAGAGAAACTGTCCGCTTTATATGCAATCAATGAGGGAAGCGTGCAAACGGACTATTTCCGCGCATTTCAAGATGATACGACCGATCCGCTATTAGGTGTCCAACTAACCGTTATCGGTTCTGAATTAGACATCTTTTGGAAATTCCGTGAAGTGTTGTTGGCGAATGACACATACAGAGCGGAATATGACGAATTGAAAAAGGCATACGAAGGAAAAAGTATGGAAGCGTACCGGGAAGCGAAACAACGGTTTTTCGCGCGCCTGATGGAAACGCCGGAATTTCAGCGGTTGTAA
- a CDS encoding tubby C-terminal domain-like protein — protein sequence MGRLWLFFVVASIGMALRFFVLGKFEWGQLLIVSGFLAGVLLILGIERWQAWRDASYEGAEDEDVWHTHMAERFWTGKKRLFKGTKKMGEFWRFFPLPWQRIVNSILSDQNQWYLNLSFAFADGTSVQIIEQREKLFRVNDTWHIVQNGAVVAVARTDYSWKNKLKLRERMIVEIQGKTLFFQSPEMVSRTEVWLDGKMIAEGKRSRLLRWRYTFRVNEGYEEWERLLVAAYVLFNYSYHQ from the coding sequence TTGGGGAGATTATGGTTATTTTTCGTTGTTGCATCGATTGGAATGGCCTTGCGTTTTTTTGTTTTAGGAAAATTTGAATGGGGACAGCTGCTTATTGTCTCGGGATTTCTAGCAGGGGTGCTATTGATTTTGGGAATCGAACGCTGGCAGGCTTGGCGTGATGCCTCTTATGAAGGGGCGGAAGACGAAGATGTTTGGCATACGCATATGGCGGAACGATTTTGGACTGGAAAAAAGCGCTTGTTTAAGGGAACGAAAAAGATGGGGGAGTTTTGGCGCTTCTTTCCGCTTCCATGGCAGCGCATTGTTAATAGTATTTTGTCCGATCAAAATCAGTGGTATTTAAATTTGTCTTTTGCATTTGCGGACGGAACTTCGGTACAAATCATAGAGCAGCGGGAAAAACTGTTTCGTGTGAATGATACGTGGCATATTGTGCAAAATGGAGCGGTTGTCGCAGTGGCGCGTACGGATTATTCATGGAAAAACAAGTTGAAGCTGCGTGAGCGCATGATCGTAGAGATACAGGGAAAAACGCTGTTTTTTCAGTCGCCGGAAATGGTTTCCCGCACGGAAGTCTGGTTAGATGGAAAAATGATCGCCGAAGGGAAACGTTCGCGGCTGTTGCGCTGGCGTTATACGTTTCGGGTGAACGAAGGTTATGAAGAATGGGAACGATTGCTTGTTGCGGCGTATGTGCTATTCAATTACTCATATCACCAGTAA
- a CDS encoding NADH dehydrogenase subunit 5: MALISSLLLLDRRMPLYYVQVHVGVMVLPIAAALAGLIFADHHAAAGLWRFDILAWFMALFILTLGWMIARFCLRYLHGDRAYRKYFSLLTFTVSTAALTWMNNDIRLLVLFWGLPLLGLAQLTRLKREWRPARTAAVRMAMVFSLSWLALFAAGLWLWSATGHWQLSLALSSESIRHLEWWEKTGVNVLLILAAIIPAGQWPFQRWLLESAVTPTPISAVMHAGLINAGGLLLTRFSPLFSGDISQMLLLVLASISVLIGTGISFVQVDYKRQLVASTMAQMGLMLIQCALGAYVAAVIHLVLHGLFKATLFLQSGSVVPNPNKTIHRSRNLSKTWLFAGAAAGLAVGVMFWLTSPEENAKLLSALILGWSLAFVWGRIAVFENGRTIGLIVLAGLALASGAVHVSFMKLLHTSVPLFRTSIITEMAAVFILIAGGLAGIWFSTHRSSDSFVRLYMWLVHIGEPRSESVESHPHYLAAYLKKERI; the protein is encoded by the coding sequence ATGGCTCTTATCAGTTCTTTATTGCTTCTAGATCGGCGCATGCCGCTATATTATGTGCAGGTGCATGTGGGAGTGATGGTGTTGCCGATTGCTGCGGCGTTAGCGGGGCTGATTTTCGCTGATCATCATGCCGCGGCCGGATTATGGCGTTTTGATATTCTCGCCTGGTTTATGGCGCTGTTTATTTTGACGCTCGGCTGGATGATAGCGCGTTTTTGCCTCCGTTATTTGCATGGCGACCGTGCGTATCGTAAGTATTTTTCCCTGCTTACTTTTACGGTCAGTACCGCGGCGCTGACTTGGATGAACAATGATATTCGTTTGCTTGTTCTTTTTTGGGGCTTGCCGCTATTGGGGCTTGCGCAGCTGACACGATTAAAAAGGGAATGGCGTCCGGCACGAACAGCGGCGGTGCGTATGGCTATGGTATTTTCACTAAGCTGGCTTGCGTTGTTTGCTGCTGGTTTGTGGTTATGGAGTGCAACCGGACACTGGCAGCTGTCGCTTGCCTTGTCCTCAGAAAGCATCCGCCATCTCGAATGGTGGGAAAAAACAGGGGTGAATGTGCTGCTTATATTGGCAGCGATCATTCCAGCCGGACAATGGCCATTTCAGCGCTGGCTGTTAGAGTCGGCGGTTACGCCAACCCCGATTTCAGCAGTAATGCATGCTGGTTTGATCAATGCGGGCGGTCTTTTGTTGACAAGATTTTCTCCATTGTTTAGCGGTGATATATCGCAAATGTTGCTGCTGGTTCTCGCCTCCATTTCGGTGCTCATCGGCACAGGAATTAGTTTTGTTCAAGTCGACTATAAACGGCAATTAGTTGCCTCCACGATGGCGCAAATGGGATTGATGCTCATTCAATGCGCGTTAGGCGCTTATGTTGCGGCAGTCATTCATTTAGTGTTGCACGGTTTGTTTAAAGCGACATTATTTTTACAATCTGGTTCGGTCGTTCCGAATCCGAATAAAACCATCCATCGATCACGAAACTTGTCCAAAACATGGCTATTTGCCGGAGCGGCAGCTGGTCTTGCCGTAGGAGTAATGTTTTGGCTTACGTCACCAGAAGAAAACGCAAAATTGTTAAGCGCCCTTATTCTTGGATGGTCGCTTGCGTTTGTCTGGGGGAGGATCGCCGTTTTCGAAAATGGACGAACGATCGGATTAATCGTATTGGCAGGATTAGCCTTAGCATCTGGAGCGGTGCACGTTAGTTTCATGAAGCTATTGCATACGTCGGTGCCGTTATTTAGGACATCTATCATCACAGAAATGGCAGCTGTCTTTATCTTAATCGCTGGCGGATTGGCAGGCATATGGTTTTCCACACATCGTTCATCAGATTCATTTGTGCGATTGTATATGTGGCTCGTCCATATTGGCGAACCGCGTTCCGAGTCGGTGGAAAGCCATCCGCATTACCTTGCAGCTTATTTGAAGAAGGAGAGGATTTAG